In Sciurus carolinensis chromosome 17, mSciCar1.2, whole genome shotgun sequence, one genomic interval encodes:
- the Hsh2d gene encoding hematopoietic SH2 domain-containing protein isoform X1, with product MTEAERLPPPLPPRLDWFVHTQMGQLARTRVPDWFHGTISREAAEDLLASEPLGSFLIRVSHSHVGYTLSYKAPSCCRHFMVKLLDDGSLVIPGEKVAHASLAALVAFHQQKPVWPHEELLTQPCGQKDPANVDYEDLFLYSNTLAEEAANPAHDLGDHQRPSSCPVTAPEQVPARPALLHRATAAREPAQDAAAPRPASAPWGQACRRLWRSLRARPPLPLKSHLAALSLSSLREARPSSATRSSGAQAHSRQHSAEAAWRDSVSRDPCVATAFDPSQPQAPRHRDASSRKAARPMSWSGVATGVRGWHQKVARALSSQETKLEPGDVAEPQVDWLPEEYLPPPPFAPGYC from the exons ATGACCGAAGCCGAGAGGTTGCCCCCGCCGCTGCCCCCGCGACTGGACTGGTTTGTGCACACGCAGATGGGCCAGCTGGCCCGAACCAGGGTCCCCGACTGGTTCCACGGGACCATCTCCCGAGA GGCTGCTGAGGACCTACTGGCGTCAGAACCACTGGGGTCTTTTCTCATCAGGGTCAGTCACAGCCACGTGGGCTACACTCTTTCCTACAA GGCCCCGAGCTGCTGCCGCCACTTCATGGTGAAGCTCTTGGACGACGGGAGCCTCGTGATCCCGGGGGAGAAGGTGGCGCACGCCTCCCTGGCCGCCCTGGTTGCCTTCCACCAGCAGAAGCCGGTTTGGCCGCACGAGGAGCTGCTGACCCAGCCCTGCGGGCAG AAGGATCCAGCAAACGTGGATTATGAGGATCTCTTTCTTTACTCCAATACACTGGCAGAGGAGGCCGCCAACCCTGCCCATGACCTCGGGGATCATCAAAGACCTTCCTCCTGCCCAGTGACTGCACCTGAGCAG GTCCCCGCGAGGCCGGCCCTGCTCCACCGGGCGACGGCCGCGAGAGAGCCCGCCCAGGACGCCGCCGCCCCGCGCCCCGCTAGCGCGCCTTGGGGCCAGGCCTGCCGGAGACTCTGGAGGAGCCTCAGAGCGCGGCCCCCGCTGCCGCTCAAGTCCCACCTCGCGGCCCTGAGTTTGTCGTCACTCCGGGAGGCCCGGCCGTCGTCAGCGACCCGCAGCTCCGGGGCCCAGGCGCACAGCAGACAGCACTCAGCAGAAGCAGCCTGGAGGGACAGTGTCTCCAGGGACCCTTGTGTGGCCACAGCCTTTGACCCCTCACAGCCCCAGGCCCCAAGACACAGGGacgcctcctccaggaaggccgCCAGGCCCATGAGCTGGAGCGGGGTGGCCACAGGGGTCAGGGGTTGGCACCAAAAGGTAGCACGGGCCCTGTCTTCCCAGGAGACCAAGCTGGAGCCGGGTGACGTGGCCGAGCCCCAGGTGGACTGGCTCCCCGAGGAGTACCTCCCGCCGCCACCCTTCGCCCCTGGGTACTGCTAG
- the Hsh2d gene encoding hematopoietic SH2 domain-containing protein isoform X3, protein MTEAERLPPPLPPRLDWFVHTQMGQLARTRVPDWFHGTISREAPSCCRHFMVKLLDDGSLVIPGEKVAHASLAALVAFHQQKPVWPHEELLTQPCGQKDPANVDYEDLFLYSNTLAEEAANPAHDLGDHQRPSSCPVTAPEQVPARPALLHRATAAREPAQDAAAPRPASAPWGQACRRLWRSLRARPPLPLKSHLAALSLSSLREARPSSATRSSGAQAHSRQHSAEAAWRDSVSRDPCVATAFDPSQPQAPRHRDASSRKAARPMSWSGVATGVRGWHQKVARALSSQETKLEPGDVAEPQVDWLPEEYLPPPPFAPGYC, encoded by the exons ATGACCGAAGCCGAGAGGTTGCCCCCGCCGCTGCCCCCGCGACTGGACTGGTTTGTGCACACGCAGATGGGCCAGCTGGCCCGAACCAGGGTCCCCGACTGGTTCCACGGGACCATCTCCCGAGA GGCCCCGAGCTGCTGCCGCCACTTCATGGTGAAGCTCTTGGACGACGGGAGCCTCGTGATCCCGGGGGAGAAGGTGGCGCACGCCTCCCTGGCCGCCCTGGTTGCCTTCCACCAGCAGAAGCCGGTTTGGCCGCACGAGGAGCTGCTGACCCAGCCCTGCGGGCAG AAGGATCCAGCAAACGTGGATTATGAGGATCTCTTTCTTTACTCCAATACACTGGCAGAGGAGGCCGCCAACCCTGCCCATGACCTCGGGGATCATCAAAGACCTTCCTCCTGCCCAGTGACTGCACCTGAGCAG GTCCCCGCGAGGCCGGCCCTGCTCCACCGGGCGACGGCCGCGAGAGAGCCCGCCCAGGACGCCGCCGCCCCGCGCCCCGCTAGCGCGCCTTGGGGCCAGGCCTGCCGGAGACTCTGGAGGAGCCTCAGAGCGCGGCCCCCGCTGCCGCTCAAGTCCCACCTCGCGGCCCTGAGTTTGTCGTCACTCCGGGAGGCCCGGCCGTCGTCAGCGACCCGCAGCTCCGGGGCCCAGGCGCACAGCAGACAGCACTCAGCAGAAGCAGCCTGGAGGGACAGTGTCTCCAGGGACCCTTGTGTGGCCACAGCCTTTGACCCCTCACAGCCCCAGGCCCCAAGACACAGGGacgcctcctccaggaaggccgCCAGGCCCATGAGCTGGAGCGGGGTGGCCACAGGGGTCAGGGGTTGGCACCAAAAGGTAGCACGGGCCCTGTCTTCCCAGGAGACCAAGCTGGAGCCGGGTGACGTGGCCGAGCCCCAGGTGGACTGGCTCCCCGAGGAGTACCTCCCGCCGCCACCCTTCGCCCCTGGGTACTGCTAG
- the Hsh2d gene encoding hematopoietic SH2 domain-containing protein isoform X2, protein MAARPQCAGQLGRGHVPPVYLSRAAEDLLASEPLGSFLIRVSHSHVGYTLSYKAPSCCRHFMVKLLDDGSLVIPGEKVAHASLAALVAFHQQKPVWPHEELLTQPCGQKDPANVDYEDLFLYSNTLAEEAANPAHDLGDHQRPSSCPVTAPEQVPARPALLHRATAAREPAQDAAAPRPASAPWGQACRRLWRSLRARPPLPLKSHLAALSLSSLREARPSSATRSSGAQAHSRQHSAEAAWRDSVSRDPCVATAFDPSQPQAPRHRDASSRKAARPMSWSGVATGVRGWHQKVARALSSQETKLEPGDVAEPQVDWLPEEYLPPPPFAPGYC, encoded by the exons ATGGCTGCACGGCCCCAGTGTGCTGGGCAGTTGGGCCGTGGCCATGTCCCTCCTGTGTACCTTTCCAGGGCTGCTGAGGACCTACTGGCGTCAGAACCACTGGGGTCTTTTCTCATCAGGGTCAGTCACAGCCACGTGGGCTACACTCTTTCCTACAA GGCCCCGAGCTGCTGCCGCCACTTCATGGTGAAGCTCTTGGACGACGGGAGCCTCGTGATCCCGGGGGAGAAGGTGGCGCACGCCTCCCTGGCCGCCCTGGTTGCCTTCCACCAGCAGAAGCCGGTTTGGCCGCACGAGGAGCTGCTGACCCAGCCCTGCGGGCAG AAGGATCCAGCAAACGTGGATTATGAGGATCTCTTTCTTTACTCCAATACACTGGCAGAGGAGGCCGCCAACCCTGCCCATGACCTCGGGGATCATCAAAGACCTTCCTCCTGCCCAGTGACTGCACCTGAGCAG GTCCCCGCGAGGCCGGCCCTGCTCCACCGGGCGACGGCCGCGAGAGAGCCCGCCCAGGACGCCGCCGCCCCGCGCCCCGCTAGCGCGCCTTGGGGCCAGGCCTGCCGGAGACTCTGGAGGAGCCTCAGAGCGCGGCCCCCGCTGCCGCTCAAGTCCCACCTCGCGGCCCTGAGTTTGTCGTCACTCCGGGAGGCCCGGCCGTCGTCAGCGACCCGCAGCTCCGGGGCCCAGGCGCACAGCAGACAGCACTCAGCAGAAGCAGCCTGGAGGGACAGTGTCTCCAGGGACCCTTGTGTGGCCACAGCCTTTGACCCCTCACAGCCCCAGGCCCCAAGACACAGGGacgcctcctccaggaaggccgCCAGGCCCATGAGCTGGAGCGGGGTGGCCACAGGGGTCAGGGGTTGGCACCAAAAGGTAGCACGGGCCCTGTCTTCCCAGGAGACCAAGCTGGAGCCGGGTGACGTGGCCGAGCCCCAGGTGGACTGGCTCCCCGAGGAGTACCTCCCGCCGCCACCCTTCGCCCCTGGGTACTGCTAG
- the Cib3 gene encoding calcium and integrin-binding family member 3 isoform X1 yields the protein MGNKQTIFTHEQLEAYQDCTFFTRKEIMRLFYRYQDLAPQLVPLDYTSCPEVKVPYELIGSMPELKDNPFRQRIAQVFSQAGDGHMTLDDFLDMFSVMSEMAPRDLKAYYAFKIYDFNDDDYICAWDLEQTVTKLTRGELSAEEVSLVCEKVLDEADGDHDGRLSLEDFQNMILRAPDFLSTFHIRI from the exons ATGGGTAACAAACAGACCATCTTCACTCATGAGCAACTGGAAGCCTACCAG GACTGCACCTTCTTCACCAGGAAGGAGATCATGAG GCTCTTCTACCGCTACCAGGACCTGGCCCCCCAGCTCGTGCCCCTCGACTATACCAGCTGCCCAGAGGTGAAGGTGCCCTACGAGCTCATCGGCAGCATGCCGGAGCTGAAG GACAACCCCTTCCGCCAGAGGATCGCCCAGGTCTTCTCCCAGGCCGGGGACGGCCACATGACCTTGGACGACTTCCTGGACATGTTTTCCGTGATGAGCGAAATGGCCCCGCGCGACCTCAAGGCCTACTACGCTTTTAAAATTTACG ACTTTAACGACGACGACTACATCTGCGCGTGGGACCTGGAGCAGACCGTGACCAAGCTGACGCGGGGGGAGCTGAGCGCCGAGGAGGTGAGCCTGGTGTGCGAGAAGGTGTTGGACGAAGCCGACGGCGACCACGACGGGCGCCTGTCCCTGGAGGACTTCCAGAACATGATTCTGCGGGCTCCTGACTTCCTCAG CACCTTCCACATCCGCATCTGA
- the Cib3 gene encoding calcium and integrin-binding family member 3 isoform X2, translating into MGNKQTIFTHEQLEAYQDNPFRQRIAQVFSQAGDGHMTLDDFLDMFSVMSEMAPRDLKAYYAFKIYDFNDDDYICAWDLEQTVTKLTRGELSAEEVSLVCEKVLDEADGDHDGRLSLEDFQNMILRAPDFLSTFHIRI; encoded by the exons ATGGGTAACAAACAGACCATCTTCACTCATGAGCAACTGGAAGCCTACCAG GACAACCCCTTCCGCCAGAGGATCGCCCAGGTCTTCTCCCAGGCCGGGGACGGCCACATGACCTTGGACGACTTCCTGGACATGTTTTCCGTGATGAGCGAAATGGCCCCGCGCGACCTCAAGGCCTACTACGCTTTTAAAATTTACG ACTTTAACGACGACGACTACATCTGCGCGTGGGACCTGGAGCAGACCGTGACCAAGCTGACGCGGGGGGAGCTGAGCGCCGAGGAGGTGAGCCTGGTGTGCGAGAAGGTGTTGGACGAAGCCGACGGCGACCACGACGGGCGCCTGTCCCTGGAGGACTTCCAGAACATGATTCTGCGGGCTCCTGACTTCCTCAG CACCTTCCACATCCGCATCTGA
- the Fam32a gene encoding protein FAM32A: MEAYEQVQKGPLKLKGVAELGVNKRKKKKKDKDKAKLLEAMGTSKKNEEEKRRCLDKRTPAQAAFEKMQEKRQMERILKKASKTHKQRVEDFNRHLDTLTEHYDIPKVSWTK, encoded by the exons ATGGAGGCCTACGAACAGGTCCAGAAGGGACCGCTGAAGCTGAAAGGCGTCGCAGAGCTCGGCGTGAACAAGCG gaagaagaaaaagaaggacaaagacAAGGCAAAACTTCTAGAAGCGATGGGAACAAGCAAAAAGAACGAAGAGGAGAAGCGGCGCTGCCTGGACAAGCGGACGCCGGCCCAGGCGGCCTTCGAGAAGATGCAGGAGAAGCGG CAAATGGAGAGGATCCTGAAGAAAGCATCCAAAACCCACAAGCAGAGAGTGGAG GACTTCAACAGGCACCTGGATACGCTCACAGAGCATTATGATATCCCCAAAGTCAGCTGGACCAAGTAG